The DNA segment TTGCGGCGAAAGGGAAACACTTAGCGGTTGTAGGGATTCAGACGCAGACGACACAGCGGATCAATCAATCAAAGCGGAACCGGACATTCTTCGCCCCCAGCATACAGCAGAGGCGAATTCAGGTCAGCATTTCTTCCGTTGGACTAAGCGAATTGGTCCAGCAGTCGATCAAGGGCTGCGTCCATCTTCTCGGGCGTTTCGTAGCTGCCGTCGGCGATTTGCCGACGAATATCAGCAACTCGGTCGGTCCGAATTTCGCCACCACCGGCGATTGCCGAGGTTGCGCCGAGTCGGTTGACGCCACCGGCACTGGTTGCCGCCGACGTGCTGGACAGGTCCAACTGGTCAACCGGCGCTGCCGTCGGCTTGCCGATCGGTGCTGCCGCAGCTGGCGTTCGCCCACCACCGGAAGTTTGTGGGGTCGTCGATACTCTGAAAGGGCCGTAAATCTGCATATTGGAATTGCTCCCGTTTGGGACTGGAACCTCCACTCACACGAGGTCGCCCACCAAGGTGGACGCGTTTCCGGACGTGTGAAATGGATGCGAAAGCGCAAAGGGCGACCGGGTCAGCACCAATCAAACCATCCTGGCATGATTGAAGTCTAGACCGTTTCCGCGTCGGTCGTCAGCGCCGCTATCCTTGTCCCAGGATGCAATCCGTCAGCGAAAAGAGACTTTTCAGCGCGAAGCGGGCGGAAACATTTAACTAATCGTCACCGTGACCGCCCGGCCTCCAGCTAATTCTCGTAAAAGAATCACTTCCCAGGACTTCGGCACGTTATCAAAGCCGTGAAACAGCCGGCAAGAGCAAAAGACGGCTAAATTTCGCACTCCTAGCCACATCCGGCGGAAAAAGTTTTTTTCTCTAACGCCTCGGCGACCGCCACCAACCAGCCTGGATTTGCTACCAAAGCCTCAGCACGCTGACCAGATTGTGCTTTTTGTCAGTCCACATTGGCGCGTGTTGCAATTGCTGGGCAGTCGCCGGCACGGCCTCGGCCATCGAAGCGTGACTCCACAACGGATGGTCAGCCGACCCCATCAACATCCACGTGGCATGCTGAGTCGACACCGACGGGTCACCTTGGCTGCGAAGGACTCGCGTTTCGAGTCCCCCGTCATGCCCCAAGCGGTGCGAAAGGGGCACCAAATCGAGATGATTGTTGGAAACGTGAATCGCCAGGATGCCATCGCTGGCGAGTCGGTCGCAATAAAGGGCGATGGCTTCGCGAGTCAGTAGGTGAGCCGGGATGGCGTCGCTGCTGAATGCGTCCAGGACGAGAACGTCAAACTTCTTGTCCGTCATTCGTTCCAAGACCAGGCGTCCGTCACCCAAATGGACTCGGTTGGTCGCCGGACTGTCCGACAGGAACGAGAAGTTTTCGCGAGCGATCTCGACGACCGCTGAATTGATTTCGATCATGTCAAACTCATCCGATGCGCGGCCGTACGTTGCCAACACACCGCAACCGAGTCCGACGACACCAATTTTCAACTGGGGACGATCTGACTGCATCGCCACGATCGCACGGCCAATGCCGCTTTCGCGTCCGTAGTAGGTCGTGGGCTCGCCCGATGCTTCGCCGCCACGCTGCATCCCATGGATCGTGCTGCCGTGAACCAACCGCACACCCGAATCGTCTCGCAAAACTTGCAGGGTGCCAAAAAAGTTCCGTTTCGAGGTGATTGTTTCGTCTTGATCGGCCATCGACATGCTGACCATCGGAGCAATCATCAACAGTGCCGCTGCGAAACGCAAACGATAAGCAGCCGACCAGTCGTAGTCGGTTCGCATCCAGCCACGACAAGCGAAAAACAACAGAAACGTCAGCGACGTTACCATCGAAAGCGCAAACGGCAACTCGATCGCCGTGCTCAACAGCATCGGACAAGCAATCGCCACAATGATGCCGCCGATTGCCCCACCCGCCGACAGCAACGCGTAGTACTGGGTCAAATAGCGAGCACTCGGTTTGATGCGAGCCACTTCGCCATGACACAGCAAGCAAACGCCTAACAACATCACCATGTACATCGAGACCTCGACGATCAACTGAATCGATCCGGGCAACAAGGTCTTGGCTTGAATTCCAAACATTGAAACCAACGTCATTGCCGCGATCATTTTCGGCTTGTACCACTGGGGCGAGTCAAAACAAATGATGAAACTGACTAAGTACAAACTCAGCGGCAACACCCACAGAAACGGGATCACGGCGACGTCTTGGCAAACGTGATTCGTCACAACCAACAGCATCGTCGACGCTAGTGCTGGCAGGGCTACCCAGATTGCTCGTAACCGCCAATCGATCACGTCTGCCCGCGCGTCAGGATCGGTCTTCGGTGGATTTGCAGCGGTTCGGTTGACTCGGAACAACCCGATCGCCACGACGCCTTGCACCAACACAAAGACACAAAACATCAACGACCAAACGACGGACTGGTTCGACACCGACAAAACAGGTTCGACAATGAACGGATAGCTCAGCAAGGCGACCAGCGAACCAGCATTGGACAGTGCATACAAACGGTAAACACGATCCGAATTGTCCTGGTAACTCAGCCATGCCTGGATCAGCGGGCCGGTGCTGGAAAGCACAAAGTACGGTAATCCGACGTGAGCGGCCAACATCGCCAAAAGGTGCAGCGTCGGAGACTCGTCGCCCATCGGTTTCCAGGCATCGGAAGGCTCGATTGGCAGCACCATCGCGGCCGAGGCCAGCAGCGCCAAATGAATGTAGGCTTGGAAGGACGGCCTGAAAAACGTTCGCAGAATATGCGCGTACAGGTAGCCCCCGAACAACAGAATCTGGAAGAACAACATGCACGTCGTCCAGACGGCCGGTGTGCCGCCAAACCACGGCAACACGCATTTGCTAATAACAGGCTGCACTTGAAAGACTAGAAACGCCCCTAATAACGTTGTGGCAGCGAACCAAAACAGGGATCGTGTGTTAAC comes from the Rubripirellula reticaptiva genome and includes:
- a CDS encoding flagellar biosynthesis anti-sigma factor FlgM, with amino-acid sequence MQIYGPFRVSTTPQTSGGGRTPAAAAPIGKPTAAPVDQLDLSSTSAATSAGGVNRLGATSAIAGGGEIRTDRVADIRRQIADGSYETPEKMDAALDRLLDQFA
- a CDS encoding fused MFS/spermidine synthase, coding for MLFFQILLFGGYLYAHILRTFFRPSFQAYIHLALLASAAMVLPIEPSDAWKPMGDESPTLHLLAMLAAHVGLPYFVLSSTGPLIQAWLSYQDNSDRVYRLYALSNAGSLVALLSYPFIVEPVLSVSNQSVVWSLMFCVFVLVQGVVAIGLFRVNRTAANPPKTDPDARADVIDWRLRAIWVALPALASTMLLVVTNHVCQDVAVIPFLWVLPLSLYLVSFIICFDSPQWYKPKMIAAMTLVSMFGIQAKTLLPGSIQLIVEVSMYMVMLLGVCLLCHGEVARIKPSARYLTQYYALLSAGGAIGGIIVAIACPMLLSTAIELPFALSMVTSLTFLLFFACRGWMRTDYDWSAAYRLRFAAALLMIAPMVSMSMADQDETITSKRNFFGTLQVLRDDSGVRLVHGSTIHGMQRGGEASGEPTTYYGRESGIGRAIVAMQSDRPQLKIGVVGLGCGVLATYGRASDEFDMIEINSAVVEIARENFSFLSDSPATNRVHLGDGRLVLERMTDKKFDVLVLDAFSSDAIPAHLLTREAIALYCDRLASDGILAIHVSNNHLDLVPLSHRLGHDGGLETRVLRSQGDPSVSTQHATWMLMGSADHPLWSHASMAEAVPATAQQLQHAPMWTDKKHNLVSVLRLW